A genomic window from Vagococcus sp. CY52-2 includes:
- a CDS encoding proline--tRNA ligase, with amino-acid sequence MKQSKFFMPTLREVPSEAEAMSHKVLLRGGYIRQVSSGYYIYLPLAYKVIQKIENIMREEFAKINANEMLLPAVIPADLWRESGRYATYGDALMTFTADGDKEYLLGPTHEETFTDLIRKDVNSYKKLPLYLYQIQSKYRGEKRPRFGLLRGREFIMKDAYSFHASTESLDEGFNDFEEAYKKIFDRCGLNYRIIIGDGGAMGSNDSKEFMAIAEIGEDTIVYSNESDYAANLEMATSFYASKKSHETPLEMEKIETPDVGTISELSDFLSISEDKTVKSLFYMADGNPVMILLRGDHELNDVKLKNYLNAVNLEPATDDEVKEVLGVEFGSLGPVGLPDTVELLADLYVQDLSNTVVGANKTGYHIKNVNPGRDFEPKEYLDLRLVKEGEISPDGRGKLQFTRGIELGHIFKLGTFYSEKMKAEVLDENGKAIPVQMGCYGIGVSRLLSAITEQMSDEDGINWPAEIAPFDVHIIPINPKDEHQWNLALDIEKELESYGLDVLLDDRKERPGVKFKDADLVGAPFRITVGKKAEEEIIEVKIKKTQDELEIRRDELYATLNILNK; translated from the coding sequence ATGAAACAATCAAAATTTTTTATGCCAACTTTGCGTGAGGTACCAAGTGAAGCCGAGGCAATGAGTCATAAAGTGTTACTTCGTGGTGGATACATTAGACAGGTGTCAAGTGGTTATTATATTTATTTACCACTTGCTTATAAAGTGATTCAAAAAATTGAAAACATCATGCGAGAAGAATTTGCTAAAATTAATGCTAATGAGATGCTTTTACCAGCCGTTATACCAGCTGATTTATGGCGAGAAAGTGGTCGTTATGCAACATATGGCGATGCCTTGATGACGTTTACTGCAGATGGTGATAAAGAGTATCTTTTAGGACCAACACATGAAGAAACATTTACAGATTTAATTCGTAAAGATGTGAATTCTTATAAAAAATTACCACTTTATCTATACCAAATTCAATCAAAATACCGTGGGGAAAAACGTCCACGTTTTGGTCTACTACGTGGACGCGAATTTATTATGAAAGATGCGTATTCTTTCCATGCCTCAACAGAGAGTTTAGATGAAGGCTTTAATGACTTTGAAGAAGCCTATAAAAAAATATTTGACCGTTGTGGCTTAAACTACCGTATTATTATTGGTGATGGCGGTGCAATGGGAAGTAATGATTCAAAAGAATTTATGGCCATTGCTGAGATTGGTGAAGATACGATTGTTTATTCAAATGAAAGTGATTATGCAGCTAATTTAGAGATGGCGACTAGTTTTTATGCCTCTAAAAAATCTCATGAAACACCACTTGAAATGGAAAAAATTGAAACCCCAGATGTTGGAACAATTTCAGAATTATCTGACTTTCTATCTATTTCAGAAGATAAAACAGTGAAATCTTTGTTTTATATGGCTGATGGAAACCCTGTGATGATTTTACTTCGTGGTGATCATGAATTAAATGACGTAAAATTAAAAAATTATTTAAACGCTGTTAATTTAGAACCAGCAACAGATGATGAGGTAAAAGAAGTCTTAGGAGTAGAATTTGGTTCTTTAGGTCCTGTAGGATTACCTGATACGGTTGAATTACTAGCTGATTTATATGTACAAGATTTATCTAATACAGTAGTTGGGGCAAATAAAACAGGGTATCATATCAAAAATGTGAATCCAGGCCGTGACTTTGAACCAAAAGAATATTTAGATTTACGATTAGTCAAAGAAGGCGAAATTTCTCCTGATGGTCGTGGAAAATTACAATTTACACGAGGTATTGAATTAGGACATATCTTTAAACTTGGAACATTTTATTCTGAAAAAATGAAAGCAGAAGTGTTAGATGAGAATGGAAAAGCTATTCCCGTTCAAATGGGGTGTTATGGTATTGGTGTGAGTCGTTTACTTTCAGCTATTACCGAACAAATGTCTGACGAGGACGGCATCAACTGGCCAGCTGAAATTGCGCCATTTGATGTGCATATCATTCCAATTAATCCAAAAGATGAGCACCAATGGAACTTGGCTTTAGATATTGAAAAAGAATTAGAAAGCTATGGTTTAGATGTGTTACTAGATGATAGAAAAGAACGTCCAGGAGTGAAATTTAAAGATGCTGACTTAGTTGGTGCCCCATTTAGAATCACTGTTGGTAAAAAAGCAGAAGAAGAAATTATTGAAGTGAAAATCAAGAAAACACAAGATGAGTTAGAAATTCGTCGTGATGAGTTGTATGCAACGTTAAATATCTTGAATAAGTAA